A portion of the Homalodisca vitripennis isolate AUS2020 unplaced genomic scaffold, UT_GWSS_2.1 ScUCBcl_67;HRSCAF=901, whole genome shotgun sequence genome contains these proteins:
- the LOC124370228 gene encoding uncharacterized protein LOC124370228 — MGWKKASKHFNVPKTTLIRLSNVKYGTSEEAVKVKRGRPTVLSKDIEEELVTYCLAMEASFFGLTRADLRRIAVQLAERNQIAHPFKNEIAGKKWVRLFLQRHKSKLSERKPTGTSYSRALGFSKENVEMFFGLLDEVYEKEKFTPDRIYNVDESGITVVQSKVAKVVGLRGKKQVASLTSGERGALITVVACMSASGSFVPPLDGFRQISFTEWFRHFIKFSNPTKEKPVLLLLDGHFSHTQNIDLIDLAKENHVTILSLPPHCSHKLQPLDKTFMGPLKIHYSDEIRQWLRINQRPVTARLM, encoded by the exons ATGGGATGGAAAAAGGCTAGTAAACACTTCAATGTGCCCAAAACTACTCTTATAAGATTATCTAATGTTAAGTACGGCACATCTGAAGAGGCAGTAAAAGTAAAGAGGGGTAGGCCAACTGTTTTGAGTAAAGATATTGAAGAGGAGCTAGTTACTTACTGTCTTGCGATGGAGGCATCATTTTTTGGTCTTACTCGTGCTGATCTCCGAAGAATCGCTGTCCAATTGGCAGAAAGAAATCAAATCGCACAccctttcaaaaatgaaattgcaGGGAAAAAATGGGTACGTCTTTTCTTACAAAGGCACAAGTCTAAGTTATCAGAAAGAAAGCCAACTGGGACTTCTTATAGCAGGGCTCTTGGGTTTAGCAAGGAAAATGTTGAGATGTTTTTTGGCCTTTTGGATGAAGTTTATGAGAAGGAAAAATTTACTCCTGATAgaatttataatgttgacgagagCGGAATAACCGTTGTTCAATCAAAAGTAGCAAAGGTTGTAGGTCTAAGGGGGAAAAAACAGGTTGCTTCCTTGACTTCAGGAGAGCGTGGAGCCCTAATCACTGTTGTAGCTTGCATGAGTGCTAGTGGTTCTTTTGTGCCCCCGTTG GATGGATTCAGACAAATTTCTTTCACAGAGTGGTTTCGACATTTCATTAAGTTCTCCAATCCCACCAAAGAAAAACCTGTGCTCTTGTTGCTGGATGGGCACTTTAGCCACACCcaaaacatagatttaattgaCCTGGCAAAAGAAAATCATGTGACCATTCTTTCTCTGCCTCCCCACTGCTCTCATAAACTCCAGCCGTTGGACAAGACCTTCATGGGTCCTCTGAAAATCCATTACAGTGATGAAATAAGACAGTGGCTCAGAATTAACCAACGTCCTGTCACCGCGCGTTTGATGTGA